Sequence from the Fictibacillus arsenicus genome:
CAAGATCCATTGAATGCTGAATCATCTGCATAAGTTTATTAATAAGCTCAGAATGTTTTTTTATATCTTTAACACTTTTATTTGTAATCGCACTATGAATATGGAGGGCAACAAAGCCTATTTCTCCTTCAGGAAGATGGATTTTAAGGGATTTGTTAATCACCTCGATCACTTCTTCTGCGACCGTATATTCTTTAGGATACAACGTCTGCGTCTCAGTCAGAAATGGATTTTTAATATCCATCCCTTGCTGCAGGCGTTTAATAGCAAACGCGATATGATCTGTTAAAGCGACATGTATATGCTCGTTCAAATCATTCTCAAAACGTGTTCCGATATGAACGATAACATCATTTATCAACTCAACAGTTTCTTCATCTATATAAGTCAGGAGTGTCTTATATTGCTCTTGTTCATTTTCATTTCTTAAAACAAACAATTTGTCAACTTGGTTAGAGAGAACTGGATCACCTAGTTTTTTTCCAAAACCAATTCCTTTTCCAATGACAATCTGTTCTTTTTGGTTGGAGTCTGTCACGATCACAACATTGTTGTTTAGTACCTTTTTAACTTGCAGGCTATTATTCATGATTTTCACCTTTTTCATAATCTGGCCAGAGACCATAGACCATCTTAGTCATCATATCTGAAAAAGAGCTAAAAAATCAATTGCAACTTTTACCTGTATAGCAAACAATTAAGTCTTATCTAAACATAAATGCAAACCGAAAACGGCTTTCACGTGAAAGCCGCTTCCTGACTAAATCTCGAGTTCTCCAAGCCTCAATAACTCTACAACGGCTTGAGAGCGTCCTTTAACCCCAAGCTTTTGCATGGTATTCGAAATATGGTTTCGAACTGTTTTCTCACTAATAAATAATTGTTCCGCAATATCTTTTGTGGTTTTGTCTTGGACTAATAGTTCGAAAACTTCTCTCTCTCTTTTTGTAAGTAGAGGCTTCGGTCGGTAGTGTTTATCTTTCAATGAATTCACCCCTCCTTGCTAGGGTTTAGGAACCGCCAACGAATATTGGAAGTATTTAGTCAACATATACTATGTCATAACACATGTGTAAGTGACTTGGTTAAGTTAAAAAGTCCCCATAATATTCCATAATAAATTAAAAAAAAAGCCCATTTTTTATAAACAGGCTTTTTGTGAAAAGTTATCAAGTTGTCTTTTTAACGTTTCCGTCCACTTTGAAGGGCGCCCGCTCTTTCTGGAAATCTGAACAATCGCTCCTCTTCCAGTGAAAACCGGTTTATTTTCCTCATTCATGCCCAAGTAATGCAGATCAATGGAAGATGACCCTACCTCGTTAATTTTTACATATATCTTTAATTTCTCATCATACAAAATTTGAGCAAGATAATCACATTGCAGATCTGCGACAACAGGAATTTCTATTGAATCAGGAGCCCCCCACGTCCTCATCAATCCTAGTTCCTTAAACAGCGCAATTCTTGCTTCTTCCATATAAATGAAGACATTCGTGTTATTTACATGTCCAAACCCATCAATTTCACCAAAGCGAACATTCAATTCATGGGAAAAATAAAATCCATTCTTCCATTCTTCCATATTTGAAATATAATCTTGTCTCGCCATCACAATACCACCTTTTTAGACAACTTAGCACATGTTAATTATTCAGTTAAACGAGTTATCATTTCAAATCCTATTAAAAAGCTTCTCCCGATTGAGAGAAGCCTTCTTCGTTCATTTATCTGTCACTTCCAAAGAAGTTCTTAAACGCTTGGAAAGTAGTATCACGGTTAAGAGCTGCAATAGAAGTTGTTAGAGGAATTCCTTTCGGACAAGACTGTACACAGTTTTGAGAGTTACCGCACTCTGCAAGTCCTCCATCATCCATAATCGCATTCAGACGCTCTTCTTTATTCATTTCACCAGTTGGATGTGCGTTAAACAGACGAACTTGTGAAAGCGGAGCAGGTCCAATAAAGTCTGAATTGCTGTTAACATTCGGACAAGCCTCTAAACAAACACCGCAAGTCATACACTTTGAAAGTTCATATGCCCATTGGCGTTTTGTTTCTGGCATTCTCGGTCCTGGACCAAGATCGTACGTACCATCGATCGGAATCCATGCTTTAACACGCTTAAGCGCATCAAACATTCTGCTTCTATCGATCGCGAGGTCACGAACAACTGGAAAAGTCTTCATTGGTTCAAGTCTGATCGGCTGTTCTAACTGATCAACGAGAGCCGTACAAGATTGACGGGGCTTTCCGTTGATAACCATTGAACATGCACCACAAACTTCTTCAAGACATCCCATCTCCCATGTTACGGGAGTCGTAGCTTCACCTTTTGCATTTACAGGATTTCTACGAATTTCCATAAGAGCAGATATAACGTTCATATTTGGACGATGCGGAATCTCAAACTCTTCTAAATACGGGGCAGTCTCTGGGTTATCCTGTCTTGAGATGATGAATTTCACCATTTTTGTGCTCATGTTTACACCCCTGCCTTCTTCTTAGAATAGTCACGTTTACGTGGCTGGATAAGCGAAACATCTACATCTTCGTACTCAAACTCAGGTCCGTTTGTTGCAGGATTAAATTTCGCTTTTGTTGTTTTTAACCATTGTTCATCATTACGTTCAGGGAAATCAGGTTTGTAATGCGCACCACGGCTCTCATCACGGTTTAATGCTCCAAGAGTAATAACACGTGCAAGCTGAAGCATGTGCCACAGCTGGCGAGTAAACGATGCACCTTGATTGCTCCACTTAGAAGTATCATTTATATTGATGTTTTTATAGCGCTGCATTAATTCCTGTATCTTTTCGTCTGTTTGTTTCAATTTATCATTGTATCTAACAACTGTTACATTATCAGTCATCCATTCTCCTAATTCTTTATGAATCACATATGCATTTTCCGTTCCATCCATAGAAAGGATGTTGTTATATACTTCTTGATCTTTCTTCACTTGGTTTTCGAATACAGAAGAAGAAACATCTTCGACTGTCTTTTCTAAACCTCTAATGTATTTTACCGCAGACGGCCCAGCCATCATTCCGCCAAAAATTGCAGATAATAGAGAGTTAGCTCCTAATCTGTTAGCACCGTGGTATTGGTACTCACACTCACCTGCAGCGAAAAGACCTGGAATGTTCGTCATTTGATCATAATCTACCCACATGCCGCCCATAGAATAGTGTACCGCAGGGAAGATCTTCATTGGAACTTTACGAGGATCATCACCCATGAACTTTTCATAAATCTCAATGATTCCACCAAGTTTAATATCTAGTTCTTTCGGATCTTTGTGTGAAAGATCCAGGTATACCATGTTCTCTCCATTAATACCAAGCTTTAAATCAACACAAACGTGGAAGATCTCACGTGTTGCGATATCACGCGGAACAAGGTTTCCATAAGCAGGATATTTCTCTTCAAGGAAATACCATGGCTTTCCATCTTTATATGTCCAAACACGGCCGCCTTCACCACGCGCAGATTCACTCATTAATCGAAGCTTATCATCACCTGGAATAGCTGTTGGATGAATTTGAATAAATTCACCATTGGCATAATGTACGCCCTGCTGATAAAGAGCTGACGCTGCTCCACCCGTGTTGATTACGGAGTTCGTAGATTTACCGAAGATGATACCAGGTCCGCCTGTTGCCATGATAACAGCATCTGCTGCAAAACTGACAATTTCCATAGTCTTTAAGTTTTGAGCAGTAACACCGCGGCATTGTCCTTCATCATCAATGATGGCAGATAGGAATTCCCAGCCTTCATACTTTGTAACAAGTCCTGCAACTTCATGACGGCGAACCTGCTCGTCAAGCGCATATAATAATTGCTGTCCTGTTGTCGCACCAGCAAACGCTGTACGGTGATGCTGAGTTCCTCCGAAACGGCGGAAATCAAGCAATCCTTCAGGTGTTCTGTTAAACATAACACCCATACGGTCCATCAAGTGGATAATTCCAGGAGCAGCATCACACATAGCTTTTACAGGCGGCTGATTTGCTAAGAAGTCACCGCCATAAACTGAATCATCAAAGTGTTCCCATGGTGAATCCCCTTCACCCTTTGTATTTACAGCACCGTTTATACCGCCTTGAGCACAAACAGAATGCGAACGTTTTACTGGAACTACTGAAAAGAGGTCGACATTTACACCAGCTTCAGCTGCTTTAATTGTAGCCATTAACCCGGCGAGACCTCCGCCAACAACGATAATTTTTTGATTACTCAATTTGTCTCACCCCTTTTAAATGAATGCAAAAATAGTACGTACGCTAACGATAGCAAGTGCTACGAACACACCCATCGTTACGTAAGTTGAAATCTTCTGTGAACGAGGCGAAACAGTAAGGCCCCAGCTGACAAAGAACGACCATAGTCCGTTAGCAAAATGAAATACTGCAGATAATACTCCGATTAAGTAGAACGCGATCATAAATGGAGAACTTAAAATATCAGCCATCATAGAGAAGTTTACTTCCGCCCCCAGCGCAGCCTGAACGCGTGTTTCCCAAACATGCCATGCAATGAAAATTAATGTGATAACTCCTGTTACACGCTGAACAAGGAACATCATATTGCGGAAATATCCATAGCGGCTAACGTTATTCTTAGCCTGGAATGTAATATAAAGACCATAAACCGCATGAAATAAAATCGGTAAGTAAATTACAAATGTTTCTAGGAAAATACGAAACGGCAGATTTTCCATAAAATGTGCTGCGGCATTAAATGCATCAGCATCCCTAGTTGCAAAATGGTTTACAACCAAGTGCTGAACGAGAAAAAGCCCTATAGGAATAACTCCTAAAAGTGAATGAATCCTTCTGTTTACAAAATCCTTACTGCCAGCCATTTTCTTGCCCCCTTCAAATTTAGCCTCTCTCTGGCTGCTAATCTTTTGTTCCTCTCCACATGTAAGCGTTTTAAGTTCCCTCTTTTTTAGAGGAAAAAGTGTTAAACAATTAGTTTAATCAACTAGCAACATGTCCATTTTACTCCCATCGTTTGACACCGTCAAGAAAACGCTAACAACTTAATTGGGATATTTTATTGATACATAAGCGTTTGTTCTTTATTACTTTTTCGACAAATACCGAGTTGCTATAGAGTTTGCTCCCTTAACCCGTTATAATAAAAATTAGAAAGAAGGGATGCAGAATGTTTAAACAAAAAACAAAGGACGAGACTACCCCTGTCGAAAAGCCTTCTGTTTCAGCTTTTGGGTACGAGATCCTTCGCAGCGATTTATTACCTGAACTTCTTGGTAAACAAGAAAGAAATATTCTATATTGGGCTGGCAGACACCTTGCCAGAAAATACCCTTTACATACAATGGAAGAAGTAAGTGCTTTTTTCAATGAAGCAGGCTGGGGTAATCTCGAAATGATTGAAGCATCAAAAACAGAAATGGTGTTCTCACTTCATTCGTTACTTATCGAACAGCGGATCGAGAATTTCCAGCACAACACTTTCAGTTTAGAAGCTGGTTTTCTAGCAGAACAAATTCAGCTGCAAAAAAAATGTACAACAGAAGCACTTGAGTCAATGAAACGCAATAAAGTTTCCATTACGGTCCAATGGGACAAAAAAGATACAATTGAATGAACAAAAGCCGGCTGATGCCGGCTTTCTTTAATTGTAAGGCTCTTTTCTAAAAGCCTATTTCTAAAAGATTGTTACTTTTAATATTTAAATGAGTACGCTTCCTTGAAAGTTGATTGGAGCGCAAGGTGCGAGACTCCTGCGGGTCGAGCGGGACAGGTGAGACTCCTAAGGGCGCAAAGCGCGAGGAGGCTCACCGCACGCCCCGCGGAAAACGAGTATCCTGAAGCGGAAATCAACTGCTTCTACTTAAAGCCGTCCGATAAAAGTCGATGGCAAATAATGCTTATTTTTGAACAGGAACACGTGCATCCAGTTCAAATGTGTCATGAAGAGTTTCAATTGATTTAATCATATCTTCCTGTTTCACTACAGTTGAAACTTTAATTTCAGATGTACTTACCATTTTAATCATCACATCTTGGTCGGATAGAGCTTTAAACATCATTGCCGCTACACCAGGGTTAGAGATCATTCCTGAACCAACGATGGAAACTTTAGCAAGATTGCCTTCATAGCTGATAGATTCAAAGCCTAGTTTATCTTGGTTTTCAGCAAGTACTTCTTGAGTATCTGACAATATACTGGAGTCGATAGAAAAAGAGATATTGGTCTTTTCCTGGTTCATCACGTTTTGAATGATAATGTCTACATTTATTCCGTTGCTTGCCAAGATCGTGAACAAATCCGACAAAGCATTAATTTCGTTTGGCATGTTGGTTACCGTAATCTTTGTTATGTTACCTTCAAAAGCTAAACCTCTAACCATTAAGTTTTGTTCCATAGTTGCTTCCTCCTCTACTAGCGTTCCTCGTTCATCACTCATACTTGATCTGACTTCTAAAACAATCGAATAGTTTTTTGCAAACTCCACAGCTCTCGGGTGCAAGACACCTGCCCCAAGATTAGCCATTTCAAGCATCTCATCATAAGAAATAGATGGTATTTTTCTTGCTGTCTTAACTGCACGAGGGTCAGTCGTGTAAACACCGGTAACATCTGTATAAATGTCACAGCGATCAGCTTTCAGAACGGCCGCCAGCGCTACAGCGGTTGTGTCTGATCCGCCTCTTCCAAGTGTTGCAATATCATTCGTCTCAGGAATCAAGCCTTGAAATCCTGCAACCACCACAATATTCCCGTCTTTCAACAAACCGTTGATCCGTTCAGAATCAATGTCTAGTATTCTGGCATTTGAATGATTATTCTCTGTTTGAATGCCTGCTTGCCAGCCTGTCAGGGAAAGGGCTTTATAACCTTCCTGATGCAAAGCCATCGTTAATAAGGCTATAGTGACTTGTTCACCTGTTGTGAGGAGCATATCCATTTCACGTTTAGAAGGATTTTTGCTGATTTCTCCAGCCAATCTGACAAGTTCATCTGTTGTTTTGCCCATTGCAGATACGACAACAACGACTTCATTGCCATTGTTGACTTCGTTAATAATTCTTTTTGCAGCGTTTTGGATCCGTTCAACCGAACCGACACTTGTACCGCCAAATTTTTGTACGATTCTCCCCATCTTCTCCAAATCCTTTCCTGTTTTAATTTTCTATCTCTTTAAGAAACAAAAAAGCAACAATAAGGAAAAACCCTATTGTTGCTATATCCGCAGCAAGCCAAGTTTGTTTCCCCCTAGTGAGATAGTCCTCCACACAAGTCCTGGGGGGAATTGTGTGACAGCTCTGTATTTATTCAATACAGGTCCAGCATAAAAGGCTAGAAGTCCTTTTAAACTTCGGCAAGAATCCCCTTTCTTCCACCCTCACAAGAGCTTCTTCTCTTCAGATGGGATACTATTGGTTCCTGCTCCTCTACCATCACTTCATCAGAAGCATGGCATATTTATAAAGTTGGTCTCATTTTAACAAAGTTACTAAATGACTGCAACTAGTCTTTTGATAAAAAAGCTTTGTTTATTTCTTCCGCAACTGCTCTTGGAACTCCCGCTTCCTGAATCTCTTCCACCGTTGCCTCTTTCATTTTTTTCATTGACCCGAAATGACGGAGCAGCATCTTCTTTCTTTTTTCTCCTATCCCAGCAATCCCATCCAAAATAGACTCGAACATACTTTTTGACCGGACTTTGCGATGAAAAGAAATGGCAAAACGGTGCACTTCATCCTGCACTCTTTGAAGCAAGTAAAATTCTTGGCTGTTTCTCGGAAGTTGAATCATCTCAGGCGGATCACCGAGCCATAATTGAGATGTACGGTGCTTCTCGTCCTTTGACAGCCCTGCCACAGGGATGAAAAGATTAAGTTCGTTTTCAAGTACATCTTGAGCAGCTGAAATCTGACCTTTCCCGCCATCAATAAGGATTAAGCTTGGCAATTCACCTTCTTCTCTAAGCAATCTCGAATACCTTCTGCGAACAACTTCCTTCATAGAAGCATAGTCATCAGGACCCTCTACAGATTTTATTTTATACTTTCGATAATCCTTTTTATAAGGCTTCCCGTCAACAAAGACAACCATAGCTGAAACTGGGTCTGTACCGTGAATGTTTGAGTTATCAAATGCCTCAATCCTATAAGGCGGAGCAATACCCATTCTTTCGCCTAAGTTTTCAACTGCTTTTATTGTCCGTGCTTCATCTTGCTCGATTAGTGCAAACTTTTCGTGCAGTGCAAGAGTTGCATTTTTTGTGGCCAATTCAACTAGTTCCTTCTTTTGCCCTTTTTGCGGCTGAAGAACTTTAACTTTAAGAAGCTCTTGAATCATATTAGCATCCACCTGTTTGGGCAAAAGAATTTCTTTTGGAAGCAGATGATTTTTTTGAAGATAAAACTGGCCAATAAAAGTAAGCAGGTCTTCGTGCGCTTCCCCGTAAAAAGGAAATACAGATATATCTCTAGCAATAACTTTCCCTTGACGAATAAAAAACACCTGTACACACATCCAGCCTTTATCGAAATGATAACCGAATACATCTCTGTCGACTAAATCGGAAGTCATCATCTTTTGTTTTTCCATAACGGCTTCAATATGCTGGATCTGGTCACGCAGCTCTTTTGCCCGTTCAAAATTTAAGGCTTCAGATGCTTCAAGCATTTTTTCTGACAGCTGTGTCTTCACATCCTGGTAACCGCCGTTCAGGAACTTTATGATACCTTCTACCATTTGTTTGTTCTGTTCATCTGAAACTTCATAAACACATGGACCAAGACATTGACCAATATGGTAATAGAGGCATACTCTTTTCGGCATCGTATCACATTTTCTTAGCGGAAAAATACGATCCAGAAGCTTTTTTGTTTCTTGTGCAGCATATGCGTTAACAAATGGACCAAAATATTTTCCGCCGTCTTTCTTAATCTTCCTTGTATATAAAAGACGAGGTTGTTTTTCAGAAGTAACTTTTAAGTATGGATAGCTTTTATCATCTTTTAACATGACGTTATAACGAGGATCATGTTTTTTGATTAAGTTCATCTCGAGAACTAAGGCTTCCATTTCAGTAGAAGTAACAATATATTCAAAGTCTCTGATCTCACTGACTAACCGCTGGGTTTTTCCGTCATGCGATCCAGAAAAATATGATTTCACTCTATTTTTTAATACTTTTGCTTTCCCTACATAGATTACTTTTCCAAATTCATTCTTCATTAAATAGCAGCCAGGCTGATCTGGAAGCAGCATTAATTTTTGTTTAATTGAGGTCAATATCTTTCCACCCCTCTGGTGTACCTGTTATTTAATCATAATATCATAGAAAATGACTTTTTTAGTTCTTTACCGCTCATCACTTTTTTGTTTACTTTATAAAAAAGCTCTTCTCTAAAAGATTGTTGCTTTTGGCTCATTTTTTTTATTCTCTTCATTGACAAGTTGATTGGAGTGCAAGGTGCGAGTCTCCTGCGGGAGCAGCGTGCCAGCTACCTGAGTATTCTTCTCGCAAGGCATGCGACGAGGAAGCTCGCTTCGTTAGGAGTTGCTTGTAGACGCAGGAGCACACATGCTTAATTGAGACTTCTAATGGCGCAAAGCGCCGAGAAGGCTCACCTCACGCCCCGCGGAAAGCGAGCATCCTGTAACGGAAATCAACCACTTCCAAAAGTATCAAAGTTTGCGAAAACAGCCTAAAAAAAGACCTGCAAAAGAAAGCAGGTCTTGGATGGCCATCATTCATTTGTATCACAGGAAGGATACTCTCTAATCTTTCTTACGGGTCTTCTCATTTCATTCCATATTCCTGGGATCACATTCCCTAAGTATTTCTTGAATGTAATAAATGAAGTACCTGTCGTTCTGACTTTGTAGGTGATTGGAACTTCTTTTTACCGTGTTCTTCTGGGGAACACTTTATTACCATTTGAGCGTGAACATACTGGTAACAAGTGGGGCAGGCTTTATTGGGAGCCATTTGCTTCGTTCCCTAAACTTTAGGCGTCAACAGCTCCCATAGAAAAAAGCCCGGAATACCGGGCTTTGACGATGTTTACTTATGTTTGTTTAAAAGCTCAACCAATGCGTCTTTTGGCTGGAAGCCTACAACTTGATCAACGACTTGGCCGTCTTTGAATACTAGAAGTGTAGGAATACTCATTACACCATATTTCCCAGCTGTTTCTTGGTTTTCATCTACATCAAGTTTAACAACTTTAACTTCTTCAAGCTCTTGGTCTAGTTCTTCAAGAACTGGAGCGATCATTTTACAAGGTCCGCACCAAGGTGCCCAGAAATCAGCAAGTACTAAACCTTCATTTGTTTCTGTATTAAATGTTTGATCTGATGCATTTACAATAGCCATTTATTTGGCCCTCCTTTTAAATTAACAAAGTGTAAACAAAGTATATCACCACAAATTACACAGTTGCTAATAGTTTGCTCAACTTTATGGTACCCAAGTTTTAATTATGACAAACGTTATATGGTTTTTGCCTCTTCTAGATGCTTGTGACAATTAAACAATTCACAAGACCAATTTTGGTCCTGAAGTTTAAAGATCGAAAGAGACGTATTATTTAATCCATACCACTTATCCGTTTTATCCTGTAAAAAAGATTTGTAAATCCTCACAAGGAGTGCGCCGTGAGTCACGATGAGAACTTTTTGGTTCTCGTGGTTCTGAACAATTTCCTTTAAAGCTTCTTGCCACCGTGTGTCAGCCAGCTCATTTGATTCCCTGCCGAGCTCAAGCTTAATCCAATCTTCTCCCCAGCGTTCTATTCTTTCAGCTTCAGTAGTTCCTTCTGTTTCTCCAAATGAGATCTCGCGCAGCCTATCATCCGGCAAAATATCCAGTCCTGTTAATTCCTGAATCGCTTCTGCGGTTTTAAAAGCTCTTGATAATGGACTCGCATAGATCGCATCCCATTTTTCTGTACGAAGACGTTCCGCAAGGGCTTTAGCCTGCTTTATTCCCTGTTCATTCAATGGAATATCCATACATCCTTGAGC
This genomic interval carries:
- a CDS encoding acyl-CoA thioesterase gives rise to the protein MARQDYISNMEEWKNGFYFSHELNVRFGEIDGFGHVNNTNVFIYMEEARIALFKELGLMRTWGAPDSIEIPVVADLQCDYLAQILYDEKLKIYVKINEVGSSSIDLHYLGMNEENKPVFTGRGAIVQISRKSGRPSKWTETLKRQLDNFSQKACL
- a CDS encoding aspartate kinase, whose amino-acid sequence is MGRIVQKFGGTSVGSVERIQNAAKRIINEVNNGNEVVVVVSAMGKTTDELVRLAGEISKNPSKREMDMLLTTGEQVTIALLTMALHQEGYKALSLTGWQAGIQTENNHSNARILDIDSERINGLLKDGNIVVVAGFQGLIPETNDIATLGRGGSDTTAVALAAVLKADRCDIYTDVTGVYTTDPRAVKTARKIPSISYDEMLEMANLGAGVLHPRAVEFAKNYSIVLEVRSSMSDERGTLVEEEATMEQNLMVRGLAFEGNITKITVTNMPNEINALSDLFTILASNGINVDIIIQNVMNQEKTNISFSIDSSILSDTQEVLAENQDKLGFESISYEGNLAKVSIVGSGMISNPGVAAMMFKALSDQDVMIKMVSTSEIKVSTVVKQEDMIKSIETLHDTFELDARVPVQK
- a CDS encoding succinate dehydrogenase cytochrome b558 subunit — translated: MAGSKDFVNRRIHSLLGVIPIGLFLVQHLVVNHFATRDADAFNAAAHFMENLPFRIFLETFVIYLPILFHAVYGLYITFQAKNNVSRYGYFRNMMFLVQRVTGVITLIFIAWHVWETRVQAALGAEVNFSMMADILSSPFMIAFYLIGVLSAVFHFANGLWSFFVSWGLTVSPRSQKISTYVTMGVFVALAIVSVRTIFAFI
- the trxA gene encoding thioredoxin, which produces MAIVNASDQTFNTETNEGLVLADFWAPWCGPCKMIAPVLEELDQELEEVKVVKLDVDENQETAGKYGVMSIPTLLVFKDGQVVDQVVGFQPKDALVELLNKHK
- the uvrC gene encoding excinuclease ABC subunit UvrC, whose translation is MLLPDQPGCYLMKNEFGKVIYVGKAKVLKNRVKSYFSGSHDGKTQRLVSEIRDFEYIVTSTEMEALVLEMNLIKKHDPRYNVMLKDDKSYPYLKVTSEKQPRLLYTRKIKKDGGKYFGPFVNAYAAQETKKLLDRIFPLRKCDTMPKRVCLYYHIGQCLGPCVYEVSDEQNKQMVEGIIKFLNGGYQDVKTQLSEKMLEASEALNFERAKELRDQIQHIEAVMEKQKMMTSDLVDRDVFGYHFDKGWMCVQVFFIRQGKVIARDISVFPFYGEAHEDLLTFIGQFYLQKNHLLPKEILLPKQVDANMIQELLKVKVLQPQKGQKKELVELATKNATLALHEKFALIEQDEARTIKAVENLGERMGIAPPYRIEAFDNSNIHGTDPVSAMVVFVDGKPYKKDYRKYKIKSVEGPDDYASMKEVVRRRYSRLLREEGELPSLILIDGGKGQISAAQDVLENELNLFIPVAGLSKDEKHRTSQLWLGDPPEMIQLPRNSQEFYLLQRVQDEVHRFAISFHRKVRSKSMFESILDGIAGIGEKRKKMLLRHFGSMKKMKEATVEEIQEAGVPRAVAEEINKAFLSKD
- the glcT gene encoding glucose PTS transporter transcription antiterminator GlcT; its protein translation is MNNSLQVKKVLNNNVVIVTDSNQKEQIVIGKGIGFGKKLGDPVLSNQVDKLFVLRNENEQEQYKTLLTYIDEETVELINDVIVHIGTRFENDLNEHIHVALTDHIAFAIKRLQQGMDIKNPFLTETQTLYPKEYTVAEEVIEVINKSLKIHLPEGEIGFVALHIHSAITNKSVKDIKKHSELINKLMQMIQHSMDLEIDTKSINYLRLVRHLRHAIERISMGDIMEEQEKLAKVLKEEYPVCYNLAWKLIKVMQNSLNKPVPHAEAVYLTMHLQRLSRYDN
- a CDS encoding YslB family protein: MFKQKTKDETTPVEKPSVSAFGYEILRSDLLPELLGKQERNILYWAGRHLARKYPLHTMEEVSAFFNEAGWGNLEMIEASKTEMVFSLHSLLIEQRIENFQHNTFSLEAGFLAEQIQLQKKCTTEALESMKRNKVSITVQWDKKDTIE
- a CDS encoding histidine phosphatase family protein, with product MTTIAFIRHGETDWNIERRAQGCMDIPLNEQGIKQAKALAERLRTEKWDAIYASPLSRAFKTAEAIQELTGLDILPDDRLREISFGETEGTTEAERIERWGEDWIKLELGRESNELADTRWQEALKEIVQNHENQKVLIVTHGALLVRIYKSFLQDKTDKWYGLNNTSLSIFKLQDQNWSCELFNCHKHLEEAKTI
- the sdhA gene encoding succinate dehydrogenase flavoprotein subunit, whose product is MSNQKIIVVGGGLAGLMATIKAAEAGVNVDLFSVVPVKRSHSVCAQGGINGAVNTKGEGDSPWEHFDDSVYGGDFLANQPPVKAMCDAAPGIIHLMDRMGVMFNRTPEGLLDFRRFGGTQHHRTAFAGATTGQQLLYALDEQVRRHEVAGLVTKYEGWEFLSAIIDDEGQCRGVTAQNLKTMEIVSFAADAVIMATGGPGIIFGKSTNSVINTGGAASALYQQGVHYANGEFIQIHPTAIPGDDKLRLMSESARGEGGRVWTYKDGKPWYFLEEKYPAYGNLVPRDIATREIFHVCVDLKLGINGENMVYLDLSHKDPKELDIKLGGIIEIYEKFMGDDPRKVPMKIFPAVHYSMGGMWVDYDQMTNIPGLFAAGECEYQYHGANRLGANSLLSAIFGGMMAGPSAVKYIRGLEKTVEDVSSSVFENQVKKDQEVYNNILSMDGTENAYVIHKELGEWMTDNVTVVRYNDKLKQTDEKIQELMQRYKNININDTSKWSNQGASFTRQLWHMLQLARVITLGALNRDESRGAHYKPDFPERNDEQWLKTTKAKFNPATNGPEFEYEDVDVSLIQPRKRDYSKKKAGV
- a CDS encoding helix-turn-helix domain-containing protein, which encodes MKDKHYRPKPLLTKREREVFELLVQDKTTKDIAEQLFISEKTVRNHISNTMQKLGVKGRSQAVVELLRLGELEI
- the sdhB gene encoding succinate dehydrogenase iron-sulfur subunit, whose amino-acid sequence is MSTKMVKFIISRQDNPETAPYLEEFEIPHRPNMNVISALMEIRRNPVNAKGEATTPVTWEMGCLEEVCGACSMVINGKPRQSCTALVDQLEQPIRLEPMKTFPVVRDLAIDRSRMFDALKRVKAWIPIDGTYDLGPGPRMPETKRQWAYELSKCMTCGVCLEACPNVNSNSDFIGPAPLSQVRLFNAHPTGEMNKEERLNAIMDDGGLAECGNSQNCVQSCPKGIPLTTSIAALNRDTTFQAFKNFFGSDR